The window AGGTGTTCCGCGAACTGTATGTCAAGACGGCGGACGAACACGGCAAGGAAACGAGCCGTCGCTACGCGGGACACCAGATCCAGCCCGCCAAAACCGTCGCGCTGCTCAAGACGCGCCGCTGGGTCGTCGATGGCGAGGAGGGCTTGCAGCGCGTCTACTACAAGGCGAACATCATCGCACGCATCTACGCGCTCGCCGACTGGTTCTCGCCCGCCGACATCGAGGCACCCACGCTCGAATGGGTGGACTTCTTCGACCGCAAGACGTTCAAGAAATTGCCCATTGACGATGTACCCGACCTCGTCTTTACCGAGGTCATGCGTGACGTCGATCTCGTCGTCTCCGTCGCGCACGTCGGCGGTGTCGATCCCGAGGCAAGCCACTCGACCGTCGAGATGCGCCGCGCCATCGTGCAGTACAGTCTCCCGCTCTTTAAGCTCGACAACGTACGGCTCGAAGGCTCGCACGCACACATCCACGGAACGCTCGGCGACTACACCGTCCACCTCGGCAGCGGCGTCGTGCAGCAGAAGGCGGGCGCGATGATAAACGTGCTGCCCGTCCACAGCCAGCACCGTGGGCGGCTCTTCCTGCCGTTCCTCGACGAGGATCCGAAAACGGCGGAGATCGTGTCCAAAATCGTCCTTTTCGCGGAGGACGGAAAAATCAAAGACCCGTTCATCTTGGAGCAGATCAAACGCTGACTCCTATCGTCTGACGGTCGGGCGTTGTATGAAGTTTTTAGCTTCGTGCAACAGCCCCGCCGCGAGACGAATCAGCTGCACAAAAAAACCGCAGAAAACTCAATCGGTCATTCCACCGACTCAGCTTTCTGCGGTTTTCGTTTGCAGTTCTATGCAGTTGTTCAGATGTATCCCCTCCTGTGAGAAGATCTACGCCGACGCCGCCTCGGCATCGGTCGCGGGGCGATGTCCCCCCAGCTCGACAACATATGCGTCGCCGAACATCTCGCGCGTTGCGTCCACGCGGATATCCTCTTCCAACGCACGTAGCGAACGCGTCAATCCCTCGATGTCGAGCTTGTACGCCTCACTGTCCATGCGGTGCAGCTGCCGGATCTGCTCCCGATAGGCAAGCCGCTGCGCACGCATCCCCTCGAAGAGATCGTCATCCTTCGCGGGATAGACCGCCGACGCCTGCACCATCGCATGAATCGGAATCCGTTTCGCCGGATCGTCCAGCACTGATGCGAGTGATATGACTGCCATTACAGCCACCTCATTTCCTTATGAGTATTCTTGGTCGTATCGCTCCTTTGTACGACCTGCTCAGACACTTCCATTGTCCATATTTATTATAAAAAAAATCTCAGTCATTGAACATAGGGCTTTCTTCCCATTTTCACGCAATTCCTCCGATAAAATTCTCTATAAAATTTTCTTCCCGCTATTGAAATTCATTCTCTCATGTGGTATAGTATCCACAGGCTTTCAAGAGAAGCGGTATCCCGCGGAAGGGATACGGTTTCCGGAGCTCTCCTAAAATATAATACACAGCAAAAACAGCCCGCAACTGCTCATTGCGGGCTGTTTTTGTGCGCTCCGTATGCGCCCGTGCGGTACCTGCAAAGGTGCCGCGCGGATGCAGTACGCCGTTACTGTGCAGCGGATTTGCGCGGGAGCTTGCAGTCGCGCCCCTTGATGTGATCATAGAGCCAACGCGCGAGGAAGTCGAGAATCTTCAACAGGTATTCCTGCTGATTCTCATCGACGGCACTAAGATCGACCTCGGCGACCTTTTTCATGAAGCGCAGGTGCAGGGCGCGGTGACTGAACCGATGCGGATCCTTGACGCTCTCCCCATATGCCTCCTCATGCGCGAAATGCGTCCCCGCATAGGCGGCGAGCTCATTCAAGATGGCGACGATCTTGTCGTATTTATCGTCCGAGGTATCCCCCATCACGAGCTCATAGCATTCATTTGTCAGATCGAACAGTTTTTTGTGCTGCGCGTCCACAGACGCAATCCCCGTCAGATAGTCGTCGGTAAACTCGTATTTCATGACTGCCCATTCCCTCTTCCTCTGCCATTTCTTCCCTGTATTTTCCCGCAGCGGCGCAGTCCCCTATGTGCCGCCTATTTTTTCTTGGTCTTCTTTTCCTTTGCGGCGGTCTCCTTCTTCGGCTTCGCCGCCTTTTTCTTGGCGGCAGGAGACTCGTCCTCGGGCTCCGGCGCAGCTGGCTCCTCCGGTGCCGGGCTGTCAGCAGCCTCTGCCGGGGCATCTGCCACAGGTTCGGGGGCGGCAGGTGCGGAGGACTCCTCCGTCGCTGCGGCGGGAGGTTCCGCACCGCGCTCCGTCACAGGGGGTTCTGCCTGCTGTTCCTCCTGCGTCGCAGCAGACTCTTCCGCACGCGCCGCCGCAGACGCTCTCTGCGCAGCGATGTCCTCCTCCCGTGGAATGCGGCAGTCCATGCCCTTGATATGGCCATAGAGCCATTGCGCGAGGAAGTCGAGGAGCTTCAGCAGGTACTCCTGCTGGTTCTCGTCGATGTCGTCGAGGTTGATCCCGCTGAGTTTCTGGATGAAGCGCAGATGCTGATAGCGTTCGCTGAAGCGGCGTTCGTACTGAATGCGCTCCATATACTCTTCCTCGTGGGCAAAATGCGTCGCCGCATAGTTGCGCAACTCATCGAGGAGGGCAACGATCTTGTCAAAGCGATCCACCGCCGCATCGTCCATCACGAGTTCATAGCATTCATTGGCAATCTCAAAGAGCCGCGCGTGCTCCTTGTCGATCTCCCCGATGCCCGTCAAATAGTCTTTTGTGAATTCATATTTCATGTTCTGTTCTCCTTAATCCCAACCCTGAAGTTCCCAATACCGTTCCGCCGCATCGACAAAGGCATAGAATCCGTTCGCCCGCGCGGTGTCCGTCATGATGCGTGTGAGTTTCCACCGCCCGCTCTCCTGCCGCACCAGCTCCATCGTAACGGAGCCCTCGGGCAAAAGCCGGCCATTCTCCGCAGCGTCGCCGTGTATGCGGCAGAGAACTAACGCACGGTCTCCCGCGATGACGGCGGGCTCCATGTCCATCGTATAGTGCGCGGCAAACGCACGCATCTCATCCGAGATCCAACGTGCATTGCCGTCCTCCTTCGTCACGGGTACACGGTGCGCGTCGAAGTAGAAATCCAACGCCATCCGTGCCGCATCCATGTGCTCTGCACGGTGCTGTGCCATGTAGTCCCGCATAAAGGCAGAATCGTGACGAAAAAACCAATCGGATGGATGCCGCTCGTGGAGCACCTCGATATTGTCCGCGAGGAGCGCGGCCGTATCCGCATACATCGTTTCGAGCACGGCATCCTCGTCAACGTATGTGTCAAAGAGCTGCCGATCCTCGGTGCGGACGGCGTGCGCGATCTGCATGAGCGCCGCCTCTGGCGTACGGTCGCGCCAATCGGCATAGACCGTATATGCCCCACCCAAAAATACGAGCGTGAGGAGGAGGATCGCACGGCGGCGCAGTCGTTGTATTATAGCGTGTCCCATCGGTTATTTCCCATCTGCTTTCAGCATCCGCACGCGCCGCTCGGCCGCCCCCGCCGCGAAGGCAAAGTGTTCGCGCAGATACGCATCCACGCGTTCGCCGATGTATTTCTTGCCCATGAGATCGGGATGCAGACCGTCGGTCGTGTACTCCGCCTCAAGTTCGCTGTGCGCGTCTGCGAGGGTGCGTGCAACCTCGATGTGGAACTCCTGCTGCATGACCCAGTCATTGATGTATTCCTGATGCTCGTACCAGTCCTCCGGCGGCGGCGTGATGTCCATGCGTGCGGTCATCAGCGCGGGGCGGATGGGCGTCGGGGTCAGGAAAACCGGCGTGATGCCGTGCGCAGCGCATTTTTCACGCAGGGCGATGAGATTGTCCACGCTCTTTGCCGCGTCAATGCCGACACGGTAGTCGTTGACCCCGCCCATGATGAGGAGGACGCGCGGGGCAAAGGGCAGTACGTCGTGCTCAAACCGCGCCAGCATCGCCGCCGTTGTATCGCCGCTGTGACCGAGATTCTTCACGGGAACGGAGCAGTACGTCTCCCAGTCATAGATGCGGTACGAGGGCGGCGTTGTGATCGCGCCGCCGCCGTGCGTGATGCTGTCCCCGAGCGCCGCGATCGGCACGGGTTCTGCGACGGTGAACGTCCCATAGTCCGACCACGCCGAGAGCGGCTCGCCCTCCTGCGTCACGCCGCGCACGCGATAGAGATAGATGCCGGGCACGGTAAACGGCATCTCGTCATAGACATCATACTCATTCGCCTGCAAGGTGTGCAGGTAGCGATCGGCGTCCGCCGTACGGCGGTAGACCTCGACCTCATGATGTCGCTGCCCCGCGAGCGGGATCCACGAATAGACCGGGTAGAGCGGCGCATACGGCATTTCCGCGTACTCGTCGGTGAGCACAGGCGCAGGGGACTGCGCCGTCTCCCCGCGTACCGAACGCGGCTCGGATGCCCGCCCGAGCGGCACGCCGTCGTAGTCCAGCGGCTGCACGCTCCAGTAGAGGCCGTCCGCCGTACCATACGCCAACAGCGGGAGGTGAAGTCCCGTCGTATAGACACGCTCCATTGTTTCAATCACGGACATACGCCCGTCCGGCTCCGCACGCAGAACGCGCACGGCATAGCGCACCGCACCCGAAACGGGTTCCCAGCGCAGGAGCACCGTCTCCGGCGTCGCCTCCTGCGGCGGAATGCGCTGCATCTCCGCCGTGATCTCCTGCATGGCACGCTTCGCCTCCCCCGTGATCTGCGCACTGTGGCGCGGCACTGTTTTTGCGCCCGCCGCAGCCGGCATGGCGGTCAGCATCATCAAAACGGCAAGGAGCGCCCCAACGCCCCGCCCGAATCCCCCAAATCGCATTTAGTCCTCTTCCATATGTCTGATGTATTCCGAACCGATTGCCTCACGCACAGCCGCAAGCGTCGGTGCGAGCAGCTGCCGTGCTTCCTCACGCGTCGGTGCTGCCGCCGTGACGCGCACGAGACACCCGTCCGCCTTCGCATAGGTCGCAACGGTCGGATTCTCCCCATCGACGAGTGCGCCGAGGCGGTCGGCGACGGGCGACTCCCCGACGGGCAGTCCCTTTTCCGCCATCGAATACAGCTTGATGTTCATAGAAACAAAAACCTTGTCGCTTTTCCCGCGCAAAAAGACATCACACGCCGTTTCGAACATCGGCACCATCTCCTTCGGCGGTCCCGGGAGCATGATGCACGCCCTGCCGTCCTTCTCGATGATCACGCCGGGTGCTGTGCCGTGGTCGTTCCGGAGGACGATCGCGCCCGCGGGGACGGTCGCCTGTTTGCGCATACTGTCCGAGAGAGGGACACCGCGCTTTGCCGCGCGTTCCTCCAGACGACGCAGCGTCTCCGCATCCTCGACGGGTACGCAGCCGAAATACGAGATGAGCATCTCCTTCGTCAGATCGTCCTTCGTGGGACCAAGCCCGCCTGTCGTGATGACGCAGTCCGCGCGCGTGTACGCGATGTCGAGCGCACTGCGCAGCCGCTCGGGGTTGTCGCCCACGACAGTCTGATAGTACGCGTCCAGTCCCATATGCGTGAGTTTTTTGGCGATATGCTGTGCGTTCGTGTTGACGATGCTGCCCATGAGCAGCTCCGTGCCGACGCTGATGATTTCAACGATCATGTAATACTCCTTTGCAACCGATAGGTTTTCTACACTATTTTACTACAAAAGGCCTATATAGAAAAGGTAATTTCATATTTTTTGTCGAAAAATATCAGTGACAGCATCCCTATGCGTACTCCACGCAAACACCTCGTTTCCATTCATCATTGCTTTTGACAAATCACCATTCTAATGATACGGTATGATAGACGATCATGCGATACTGAAAACACAGAGGAAAAATATATTGAAACTAATTATCGTAAATGCGGACGATTTCGGGCGGCACACGCTCATCAACCGCGCGGTCGAGCGCGGGGTCGCGGACGGCGTGCTGCGCTCGGCGACGCTCATGCCGGGCGGCGCGGCGTTCGACGATGCGGCAGCGCTTGCCGCACGCAGCCCGGCGCTCGGGGTCGGCATCCATCTGACGCTCGTGAACGGACAGCCCGTCCTGCCACCCGCTGAGATCCCGTCGCTCGTGACGGAGACGGGCGTATTTGTCGACGATCATACGGCGTTTGCCGTGCGCCTTCTGCGCGGCGCAGTGCGTCTTGAT of the Selenomonas dianae genome contains:
- a CDS encoding bacteriohemerythrin, coding for MKYEFTDDYLTGIASVDAQHKKLFDLTNECYELVMGDTSDDKYDKIVAILNELAAYAGTHFAHEEAYGESVKDPHRFSHRALHLRFMKKVAEVDLSAVDENQQEYLLKILDFLARWLYDHIKGRDCKLPRKSAAQ
- a CDS encoding SGNH/GDSL hydrolase family protein, with the protein product MRFGGFGRGVGALLAVLMMLTAMPAAAGAKTVPRHSAQITGEAKRAMQEITAEMQRIPPQEATPETVLLRWEPVSGAVRYAVRVLRAEPDGRMSVIETMERVYTTGLHLPLLAYGTADGLYWSVQPLDYDGVPLGRASEPRSVRGETAQSPAPVLTDEYAEMPYAPLYPVYSWIPLAGQRHHEVEVYRRTADADRYLHTLQANEYDVYDEMPFTVPGIYLYRVRGVTQEGEPLSAWSDYGTFTVAEPVPIAALGDSITHGGGAITTPPSYRIYDWETYCSVPVKNLGHSGDTTAAMLARFEHDVLPFAPRVLLIMGGVNDYRVGIDAAKSVDNLIALREKCAAHGITPVFLTPTPIRPALMTARMDITPPPEDWYEHQEYINDWVMQQEFHIEVARTLADAHSELEAEYTTDGLHPDLMGKKYIGERVDAYLREHFAFAAGAAERRVRMLKADGK
- a CDS encoding molybdopterin-binding protein, encoding MIVEIISVGTELLMGSIVNTNAQHIAKKLTHMGLDAYYQTVVGDNPERLRSALDIAYTRADCVITTGGLGPTKDDLTKEMLISYFGCVPVEDAETLRRLEERAAKRGVPLSDSMRKQATVPAGAIVLRNDHGTAPGVIIEKDGRACIMLPGPPKEMVPMFETACDVFLRGKSDKVFVSMNIKLYSMAEKGLPVGESPVADRLGALVDGENPTVATYAKADGCLVRVTAAAPTREEARQLLAPTLAAVREAIGSEYIRHMEED